GCGGCGCAGCCACCGGCACCCTCACGTTCACGACCTGGGGCACCGACGCCGAACTCGCGGGCTTCCGCTCGGCGATCGACCGCTTCCAGCAGGCGAACGCCGGGGCGACGGTGAACCTCAACGCGGTGCCCTACGCCCAGATGTTCACGAACATCGACGCCCAGCTGCAGGCGGGGAACCCGCCCGACATCTTCCGGGTTCCGTACTACACGTTCGGCAGCTATGCGGGGCGCGGGCAGCTGCTCGATCTCAGCACCTACCTGCCCTCCGGCTTCAGCGACACCTTCACCCCGGCCGCCTGGGCCGCTGTACAGAACAAGAGCACGCCCTACGGTGTTCCCCACCACACCGACACCTCGGTCATCCTGTACAACAAGGCGGCCCTCGAGACGGCCGGCGTCACCAGTGTGCCGACCACTCTCGACGACGCGTGGAGCTGGGACGAGTTCGAGGGTGTGCTGCAGAAGCTCCGCACGTCGCTGCCGGCCGACAAGTACCCGTACGCCGCCAACTGGCAGGGGAACGGGGTCACCCGCTGGCTCAGCTGGCTGTTCGAATCCGATGGCCGGTTCCTGGCCGAAGACCTGGTCGCACCGGCGATCGACTCGGATGCGGGCCGCCAGGCTGTCGACTTCACGAAGAACTTCTTCAGCGCCAACTTCGTGCCGCAGAACAACTCGGTGAAGTCGACGACCCTCGCCAGCGACATCTGGTACGCGCAGACCTCGGCGATGGTGTCGGCGGGTGCGTTCCTCATTCCGGATGCCGCGTCGACGCTCGACTTCGAATGGGGCGCCACTTTCTCCCCCCGCAACGTGCGTTCGGCCGGGGACTTCGGTGGAAACGCCCTCGTCGCGACCAAGGCCACCGCCAACCCGGACCTCGCCAGTGCCTTCCTGCAGTTCGTCACCCAGGAGGACGA
Above is a genomic segment from Subtercola boreus containing:
- a CDS encoding ABC transporter substrate-binding protein, producing MELTRRQILIGAGAASLPLLLAGCGFAPPATTSGGGATGSSGGAATGTLTFTTWGTDAELAGFRSAIDRFQQANAGATVNLNAVPYAQMFTNIDAQLQAGNPPDIFRVPYYTFGSYAGRGQLLDLSTYLPSGFSDTFTPAAWAAVQNKSTPYGVPHHTDTSVILYNKAALETAGVTSVPTTLDDAWSWDEFEGVLQKLRTSLPADKYPYAANWQGNGVTRWLSWLFESDGRFLAEDLVAPAIDSDAGRQAVDFTKNFFSANFVPQNNSVKSTTLASDIWYAQTSAMVSAGAFLIPDAASTLDFEWGATFSPRNVRSAGDFGGNALVATKATANPDLASAFLQFVTQEDEMRQFCAGASLLPTRADLTASGIDFAVRPELSPVFVGQASSVQAKDSGQVTSPSMSKIITVLQDQLEQAFVGGQSTTDTLSAMTTGIAAATAGS